In one Ananas comosus cultivar F153 linkage group 12, ASM154086v1, whole genome shotgun sequence genomic region, the following are encoded:
- the LOC109718529 gene encoding uncharacterized protein LOC109718529 → MSYANIRRRDLEFQIGDHIFLKVSPPRGIRRFGVHGKLSPRSVGQVLERVGPVAYRIALPPRLAGIHDIFHVSALRKYVFDPSHVIDFTPLELGENLRYEERPVRILARETKELCSSVIPYVKVQWSNHEEREATWELETVMRESYPYLFDAPV, encoded by the coding sequence aTGAGCTACGCCAATatcaggagacgagacttagagttccagATTGGAGATCATATATTTCTGAAAGTCTCGCCGCCCAGAGGCATACGCAGATTTGGAGTGcatggaaagctcagtccacgctCTGTTGGTCAGGTGTTGGAGCGAGTTGGGCCAGTtgcctacaggattgctctacccccacGACTAGCCGGTATTCACGATATTTTCCATGTCTCAGCATTGAGGAAATATGTGTTCGAtccctctcacgtgattgacttcactccgcttGAACTGGGCGAGAACCTGAGAtatgaggagcgaccggtgcgaatTCTAGCTCGTGAAACGAAAGAATTGTGCAGCTCGGTCATTCCTtatgtaaaggtgcagtggagtaatcacgaggagcgagAGGCGACATGGGAGCTTGAGACAGTGATGAGGGAATCCTACCCCTACTTGTTTGATGCGCCGGTttga
- the LOC109718531 gene encoding DEAD-box ATP-dependent RNA helicase 35A-like: MWEREVAAKAKVSRHRRRISFLAGAGHDDGGDDDDYEEYVPVHKRRALEAQKLLFLHHRAQIPSIRPASPRFPTSALRITYSDPLPRGWKPCPPLLHAPARAADLRRCWHISSYRDDVPPPIPLFRDMRLPDPVLRKLREKGIVRPTPIQVQGLPVVLSGRDMIGIAFTSFGKTLVFVLPLIMAALEEELIMPVVPGEGPFGLVVYLSCELARQSFEVVEQFLAPLRDHGFPETRPLLCIGGEPSPAPPPPDIFAIHHVWRDVYPNNPSIKKNPV; this comes from the exons ATGTGGGAGAGAGAGGTAGCTGCCAAGGCAAAAGTatcccgccaccgccgccgtaTCTCCTTCCTCGCTGGCGCCGGACATGatgacggcggcgacgacgacgactacgAGGAGTACGTGCCCGTGCACAAGCGTCGCGCCCTCGAGGCCCAGAAGCTCCTCTTCCTCCACCATAGAGCACAGATTCCCTCAATCCGCCCCGCTTCGCCCCGCTTCCCTACTTCCGCCCTCC GCATCACCTACTCCGACCCTCTCCCACGCGGTTGGAAGCCCTGCCCGCCTCTGCTGCATgcccccgcgcgcgccgccgatCTCCGCCGTTGCTGGCACATCTCGTCGTATCGCGACGACGTCCCCCCGCCCATCCCCTTATTCCGCGACATGCGCCTCCCCGACCCTGTCCTCCGCAAGCTTCGCGAGAAGGGCATCGTCCGCCCCACCCCTATCCAGGTCCAGGGGCTCCCCGTCGTCCTCTCCGGCCGCGACATGATCGGCATCGCCTTCACCAGCTTCGGCAAGACCCTTGTCTTTGTCCTCCCCCTCATCATGGCCGCCCTCGAGGAGGAGCTCATCATGCCCGTTGTCCCTGGTGAGGGCCCTTTCGGCCTTGTTGTCTATCTCTCCTGCGAGCTCGCCCGCCAGTCCTTCGAGGTCGTCGAGCAGTTCCTCGCCCCGCTCAGGGACCACGGCTTCCCGGAGACCCGCCCCCTCCTCTGCATCGGTGGCGAACcctctccggcgccgccgccgcc TGATATTTTTGCAATTCATCATGTTTGGAGGGACGTGTATCCAAATAAcccttctataaaaaaaaacccGGTTTGA